The genomic window TTATAGTAAGCcattatatatacacacatatatataaattatacatatatgaaacTACATAAGTTTACAAGGTATAtgacaaaaaccaaaacaaaaaccaaaacaacaaaaccaaattaagaatcaaccacaacaaaaaagagcaacaaaaaggtaaacaacaaaaaaaacgcaaCCGCAGCAACTAAACAAAGTAAACGATTAGAGGTGAGGTgggaaaatattataataataaagtaaataaatttattatatacatacatacatagaagAATATTACAAATGGGAGAAAGTCGAGCAAAATGAAAGCGAGATGAAaatgattatttgaaacatgttcattatatataaatgtcattaaaaatgttcttCAAAACTGCCtaccaataaaatatatttcaaataatatcAACCAGTGTCCCATTTACTGCCTATGCTTTCTTATTGCTAGTGGGAAGAAAGTTTAAGTAACAGTTTATGGCAATTGTTAAGTTTGCGTAAGTCTCACACTCTACCTTTTTTGAAATACGCGCCTTTTGGAATAGCGCTGCCACGTCGTACCCATTCAGCGATGCCATATCAGCCTTTTCTAACTCTACATGGATTCTGTAAGCGGTTGGTGTACGTTGTATGTAAAATTACATGTATGTACAATGGTTTCGAACTCTGATAACAATAGTATGAGGAATCGCAGATACATAGATAAAGTGCCTGTTGTTGTCGCAAATAGAGTGTTAAGCGggtgctgcagttctctgttGCAGGTTCAGATGCGGCGGCATAAAgaattttgtattattataattaagaAACTTCGACTTTTTCGCATTCTTAGAAGCGAATCAAGCGTTTCATGCGgcctaagctttttgaaaaaaagcaataattaattctatggttttatgaaaatttatatattgtaCCAAAAACACTACAGAAGAGCACAACATTCTCCTGCCACTCTTGAAACAGAGTGGCCCCAAGCActtggaaaatcaattttggaGCGCTCAGACTAAGGTTTCGAGTTGCAGGGAAACTTTTGCTTGCACCGCAATGTTTAACATTCCTGGGGGATAAGATATTTGGAATTGCTGGCAAAAATTTAATCAGCCCTGGAAGAGAAACATTCATTACGGCTCCTTACTTATGTATTTTATCAGTTTGCAACGACAACATGCCCCAAACTCCGATTCTCCAGTCCGCAGTTAGTGGGTGTAACGGGTGGTTTTCTTTGGGGGTTTTGTTGGGTGGCAAGTGGAGCAGTGACAGCTGCcctataaaatattaaaagtcgcacacacacatatacacacacagcCAGAACGGGCTGCAGAGCCTCGTGTGATGTAATCCATATTGCTGGAGCCATGTAACGCAGGAAGGGTACTCTATATACTTCcacctatgtacatatatacaccGTATGTATATAAGGCACATGACTGCTATGTGCAGTGTATACATTACAGGGCCCCATGTATCTAGCACGCTTCTGGCCCACCTACAATTGGATTACCAACAACAGGCTCtcggaaaaaggaaaagcgctGGAAAAGCTCCTTGGGCGCCACACCCACCCATCCCCCGCCCCTTTTTGGCGCATGTGCCGCAGTCGACGCCTCCGTCGCTGCCTCTTTTATCGATTGACCCAATTTGCGGGCATGAAGTAGTTGGGCGCTTTTTTATATCACCCAACTgaaaccacccaaccacccaccaaatTGCGCCATTCGcagtgtgtatgtatgtaactTTTAGCCACCCCCGCAGATTCCAATGGTTTCCTTGTCCTTTCAACGTCCTTTCCTTTCCACTCGGGAAAACGCATACATTCCAGAGGAGTGTTTAGTGAGCAGACTATTTTTACAAAAAGAAGGTCCTAAGAATacaactaactaactaactagcATTGCAAACTAGTACTAGTTTGTTTCAGAAGGTGAGTTCAATGTATATACGACAATATCTAATCAGTACCCCTTTTGTGCTAGAAAACTTTATATTATACGAGTATATCATATGTACTAATTACTAGCTATTCATTTCTGTGGCTTCGGTCTATAATTTTAAGCTATCTCGCAGACTGGAAAACAAGGTTCTAGGCCGAAAATTTCCCAATCGCTGCCTAACAAAGAGCTACATAGAAGTGACCCCGATTTATCATCTAGCAGGTTTATCTTTGGTCCGAGTTCCGTCCATAAAACTCCACTGAAAGATAAACAAGAAGAACGCCCATTGCAGCGTCTTGGCCTAGAAAAGAGTCCAAAAGGGGGGCCAAGAAAGAGAAGACGAAGAGCGGAGCATGAAGAATGGAGAATGcagaatggagaatggagaatggagcACTGGGCGACAAGTAGTAGACTTTTGAACGGGCCACGAAGAAGCGACAACAAAGCGCTTGTTTGATTATGCTGGCCAAGCATAAAAACCCCTATGTACAAACGAATGCCGCagatacaaaacacaaatacgaaatacgaaatacaaaatacagatgtacatacacacacgACACGTGTAATTGACCTACTTTCCCCACTCGaaaatttgtatctgtgtgagttGCCTGTCCAGCTATTTGGATGCCATAgaaaaagtggggaaaaaacaagaagaagcaAAGAGTGGTACGAGCAGCAGAGGCGGCTGAAAAAGCACAAAACCTAGATAAGATAAACGAAACAAGTACAGCATTACTCACCGAAAGTCACTGCGATGTGagcacatatgtacaaatatatgtatgtatgtgcaagAACCCCGATCGTGTGTAATAAACCAGAATTTGTGTAATTAAAGcaggaaaaatgtaaaaagtatCTTGCGGATACGAAGTACATAGGAGCTTTTGCCGCCAGCAAAGCTCACAGATACGCTCTGACCACAATTGAAATAGTTTGTCGCCCTGTCGCCAACCACTTTTGTAGCCATGTGGCTGGCGACCTATTTACTGCGGCGTATCCATCAGATACATGCACAGAACAATTGGAAACTCAGAAAAGAGTAAGGAGGAGATTAAGGGGTAACCGAGAGATCTTTTGGAATGCGCTGCCTGCGGAATCGAACAATGCTGGAAATGTAAAATGCGGCAATGCAAAAAATCTCCGCCCCCGTAGGTGGCTGCTAAAATGTTAAACGCAGCCCCAAAAGGCAATTACAGGCTATCTTCTGGAACCTACAGATAGTTTTGTTTGCTCTCCGGCGCGACACTGATAAAGGCAATTAGCAGCGAACATGTGCGGCGAAACTGGAGAGTCGAAAAGACCAGAAAGTCTGACTAAAAAAACACTGCGAGCGCAGCGCTAAGCGAGcaacttaattaattagtttcgAGCGAAACGCCCCTTCTGCCATTCGCGTATCTTCAGCACACAGAAaccaagaacaaaaacaaaaacgagcTGAATTTGAAATGTATCTCAAGCAAATGTCGGCCAAGATATCTTGGCCCAAAGGCTATCGGGATTCCAATTTCTAGAGTAAGAACATTTTAAGATACTTTTACCTTGGGTCAAAAATATGCAACATTGATTGTAATGCTCGTAGCATTAACTGCGTACGTTTTAAGACACTTCATCAGCACTACTCTGATACATCTTCAAAACCTTCAATTGTCCCAAACTCAGCCATATTTTTGCGCAGTGCAAAACGCTTTTTGGCCGCACTTAGCAGTTAGTCAGCAAGTCGCTGGCCGCGCTTGCCGTGTTTGCCGATTGTTAACACGCTGTCGCCCAGCTATTTTCCCCGCTGATGTAATCACTTTTtccagctacagctacagcagAATGGAACAGAACCCTCCTTCAAGACACAAAAAACAGGCCATGTAACCAAAATTCAGTTTCGATTTAGTTTCGTCAGTCGGCGGATCGCGTCGACCCGCAAAATACCCTCTATATGGTCGGTTCACAGATATAAAGTCAAGAAATTACACATCGAGTAGCTACTTAGACTTAGGGATAAGCATTGCGTTAAGGCTTTGGGTTCAGCTGCTTAACTGCATAACAAGCCAGCTCAATCGGAGCGATCTGGACTGGAGATTTGGTCTCCCGCAAAGGTCACATTACCACTAGCATCGTGTACTTGACCAGCTGGAATCGCTCTTGTCAGCTCGGAACGGCGTCGTTTGAGCTCCTGGCGCGACGAACTGAGCCTCTTGCTTCGCTTCATGTTGGTGAATCTCACGTAGATTTTGCCCCTCCGCTCGGTGCGGTAGTAGCTGAGCTGTTCCTGCGGGAAGAGTTGCAGTATCTCGCGTTCCAGCAAGTGACTCCTCTGCAGGGTCAGGTGCAGCTGGTTCTCCTCGTAGTAGCTGCACACCAGTTGTATGAGCAAAAGGCGCTGCACTGCATCGAGCGGCTCGTTTTGGCCAATACGCTCCAGCAAGCTCTGAGCCTTCATACCCGAGGATCGCAGAATGCCCAAAATGCTAACTTCTTGGTCGGGAGCGGCAATTGCATCCTCCTTGCAGAGCGAGGCTCCTCCTGAAGACCCAGCCATCGATACGGCTTCAGGTTGTTTCCTAGGTTGCTGCATCGGCAACAGCTCCTGTTTGACCATCATCATGTCGTTGGTTATCTGCGCAGGCGGATGAACCAAGGGCAATGGAAAGGGCACCGGCATCTCCCTGTGCTCACTGAGGGCCACCAGCGATTCTGCCGGTATGGTCTTGGCCAGATCTTCCAGTTTATGTACCTCATCCTGCTCTGAAGGGTGGTCCATGGGCAACGGCGACTGTCCCTGGCAATGTGACTGGCCCAGAATCTCCGGGCAGCGGCAGCCGGAGCAGTGGCTAGATCCCTGCCCCTGGGCGCCCTGGAGCGGTACGTTCAGCCAGCGGCGCCAGCGCTCCAAGTGGTGCTCGAAGCGAATGCGGGTTCCAAAGCGAAAGTTTCGCAGCAACTCGGACAGATGATGACGCTTAATCATCTGCAGCTCGTCCACGTTGATGGCTTCATCTGGAAAATGGGGTGGCAATAGTGCATTAGGCCTTCTGGGCTCAGCGGTACTTTCTTTTTATAAAACTAGATTGAGGAAACTTTACTATCAAGAAATTATATTCTTATCAATAatgacttttttttaaattagagTTGGCCCATCCTAAAAGACTTTTGCTTTAagaatataattattatgGGTTAATACCCATATACAATAGGTTGTTCCGTCATGTCGCAATCTTTGTAACTTGCACCATACAGATctaccaaaacaaaacaaaagtgttaACCCTTACAATAACTACAAACAGTTAAAAATCTAACGGAAGCGGAGTATGCAGATCTCAACTCAACGAAACCGAAGTTTAAAACCAACCGCCAGCGGAACACACAGGGTTCAAGTCGACACCTCTTTTGTTCGCTCTTTATCGGCATCTACGCTTTGCTTTGTTTACATATGATATATAAGTACGgacatacatacgtatgtacgCACGATTGTACATACACACGTACGAATGTATGttcatatgtatgttcataCCTTGCAGGTGTGGCAGCAGATCGGCGACATCCCACGACTGCAGAAGTTCGCGCAGCTCCTCGTATTCCTCCTTTCCAGGCATCTCGAGCAATTGCAGGCCGTGAGATTCCAGGGTGGAGTTTTCCACGGATCCAGAGCCACGTGGCATCTGGGGGGGTGATGATGTACACGGATTCATTCGACTACAACCGGGCGTACATCCTTTCGTCACGAATGAGAGTGCAGCACTGAAATTTTGCAACAGGCGCGTTGTTCTCTTCCGTCCctcgccacacacacacacgctcatACATACGGTTTTCGTTTCGGTTTCATCGCCTTCTGTTCTGTTCTTCATCGTTTTTGTTTCGTTCATTCGTAGTCGGCTTCGCCAACTCAACGAACACCGTATGTACCATGGGCGTAGTCAGGTGTGCAGAAGGGGTTTATTGTGGATACATATGTGGCTTACAATAATCGCAATTAAACACCTGACCATTTAATTGGCGTATTTTCTTTGTGCGTGCAATCAGCTGTATTGGTTCACCTACATGCATATACATTTACCTACTAATCTAATCACGTCTACGTCCATGGAATGTACGCGTATGTACGTATACATTCATACCTGAGCTGGCGTGTGTGTAATGCAGCGTTGTACTGctttcgtttatttttgtgtgtttttatgtGGCTGCACGTAAGTTTGTTTGACTGCTTATTGATAAAATTTCGCACCAAGCTCGCGCTACGAACACCCACAAATAGCCGACCGAACGCTacccttttattttattatgaaGTAGTTCATAAAATTACatcatttaaaaattgtaaaatgttGTGGCAAAATATTATGTATTCTAATTTCAAAAGTAAAATAGATCTCGTTTAACATTACTTGTAAAACATAAaacgtatatatgtacatacatacataactTATAAATAATCGTTTTCGACATTACATACAAcatttattcatatatatgtacgtatatatgaatatatgtacacacatgCATATTTGGAACATTATCTTATGAGCTGGTTGCAGAGTACCTAATATGTTCTTTGTGAGCTCGACTATAGCGTATCTATTGAACAGTCTAGGCTTTAACGTttgttgtttaaataatttggtATTGTAACCAGTGGAAGTACCTttacatatgcatgtacatatatgttaacatatacatatgaataATTTCTAGGACTGAGTGCGACTGACCGGTTATTCCCGAGGAAGTTTAGTACTAAAAACAATCTACCAATTTGTAAGATTTTAGATTCTACATCAGAGTTGGTTGACTGTTTTGATTTCTGGTTGAAATTTCGATTCTAATTAGAGCAAGCCGATCTCCTTTCGCGGAGTAGTTTTCCGACTGTGAAAAgtggggggtggggggaaTTTCAGCGGTCACTGATGCTTACACTGCTGCGTTTCTGGGTTGTTTGGAGCACATATTGGTTTGAAATTCAACCTCAAGACGTCATCAACATCCATGGCTCAAAAGTGAAGTAGCCAGCGACGACGCGCTGGCACACCGGTTCATTGAACTTtcttttgtaaatgttttcctttctttGCTCTCTACCTCTCTCTATCTATccctctctctccctctctttctctctcttcCTCTCCATCGCTCCCTGCTTTCTTTGGGCCCCTCTTTTTGTTTACTTAGCTGCTTAGTCGCTGTGTGTCGGctgccttttctttttccctcATTTTGGGACGCCTGCTTTCCGGAGTCGCAGTTTCTTCTGTCTTTTCGGGTTTCCTCTTTCAAAGAAGGGGAACTGCAACTTGTTCGGTTCAAATGCCTTCATTAGCGACGCACACGGACTgggggcagggggcagggggcaTGTGGGGGCCCTATGGAAACTCCGTGTCACGGATTCCCGGACCCGCTCGAAGGGAAGAGTGCCCAGCGCTCGGGCAAACGACCTTCTCATCCCCCCCGCCATCATTTCGGTTTACATTTTCGCAACCTCTACCTGACCCGTCAGGACATCCCCCCCACCATCGCCGATCTGAAAACAGTCCGCTGATGCTGATACGGTAACTCATACCCGAAATCCGTGACTCAAACGCTGAGACCTTCTAATTATATTTCTTTCAGAGGCAGCCAGCTCCTTTGGTTACCAATTAGGCGCGGATTGTTTGCCCCCTTCCGAGATTGTGGCCAGAAAATTCAGCACTGTCAAAAAGATATCTTTAAATGGGTCATTAATaggtatgtacatacatatgtacataggtaCTGACTTGGAGTATCAAGTTGGTAGTAAATTGACCATGGCAAGTATGTATTTCTGTGTTAGTTACTTTGATTACAAATATTTCccaatacatatttattttcgtaaCGTATTCATACATATGTCGAATCGCGATCACTTTCGTGTTCTGCATCGCTTTCCACTGCGTCAGCGTAACGTTTTCTGGCCGCGCGTTTAATTCGGGAGCGAGGCATGTCTAACTTCTTCGGCgatcaaaaacttaatgtgaagaacaaatgttgcaataaTGCGTAGAACCCGAGTCTACACGCAATACCAACACACTTTGGAGACTTACTTCACTCCACATACATtaataccaacacacatacTGGCAATTTTGTCTATTCCTTGCTCGTCCCGTTATTAGCGGGAATatatctctctccctctcgctcacgcccgcgaccagactacgttcggcagaaacagttatttgccacgctgttgcgaagtagaaaatgcGTGTTCTAAGAAcatgcaaaacgaaagaggcgaacacaaagtagcagaaaacggtcgttatatttgaaattaaaagtaaatctgcGACACGGCCTTCCTGACCTCACACACGTCCTCGTGGGTTAATAATTCATAACGCATTTTCCTTTCTCAATTCATTtacatcattattattttctgttaattCTTTAAGCAACTTAACACATTTCTTCCAAGTTTCATTTCTTagttttatcatttaattttaagccaTGAGATCCGGATTACCACCAACTTTTATTCAGAACATACCATATTCATAGTGCTTCTCTGAGAGCGTTTACATTCTTAGTTCATTACATTACTTTCTTCCACTAGCGCACGGTTCATCAAACCGGCCAGTCTATACTCTTATTAGCCTAGAGCACAGCTTACAACTCGACAAACCGGCCAACATACATGGCACACGGTTGACGCAGTCTATAGGCCAGCCAAATAACCAGCACCAACAATCGTTTCCGGGATTCGAACTAATCTGCAATCAAATGGCGAACCACATTAACTCGGGCACCCATCTGAAGAGAAAGTCGTCTCCCGAATCGATCCGAAGGTTTACAAAATCTTAATCAATTTCAAGGTCCCAGCCCTCACTGGCTTGATCCTCATCACAGCCCTCACTGGCTTGATCCTCATCACAGCCCTCACTGGCTTGATTCACAGCGTCTTTTTCTGCGCCTTCATCTTCAAATTCTGTGGTAATCCCCTTCTCAGGCATACTTCGCAAAAATTCGtgagaatatttataagttctattattgtttaatgCTTTGAGCTTATATCTATCTCCTGGTAGTACCTCGGACACCAAAAATGGGCCTCTAAACTTAGGATCTAGTTTGGTCTGGTGCCGCTCTTCATTTTTGAGTAGGACATGGTCACCAACCTTGTGTCTCACAACAGTAGCTTTATTCTTGTCAAATCTTTCTTTAtcaattttggcatttttttccatgttACGTTTTGCTATTTCTCTAACTTTTTCCACATCGAcagtattttcattatttatgataGGTGTTAGACCAAACGGCCTTGCTTCTTTGCCAATGAGTATTTCTAACGGGCTAACTTTGGTCACTCTATTGGGCGTGCTATTAAGAGCCAGTTGAATTTCACATAAAGAATCCTGCCAAGATCCCTGGCCAGTTTCAACCGCAGTTAGCATGGATTTGAGAGTACTCATAACTCGTTCTACTTGGCCATTGGCACGACTAGCACCTGTGGCGATTAAGTGCAACTCTATTTTCTGAGCAGAGCAGAAATCACGAAACCCTGAACTAGCAAAACTACGTCCTTGATCAGCGATCAATCGAGAAGGGACACCAAATAACGATATTAAAGACCTTACTGCCTTAATGCAACTTATAGTATCTAGCTTTATGGTATGGGATAAGAAGACGAATTTGGTAAATGCGTCTATTAGCACAATTATGTATTCCTTCTGATCATTTTTGCCGCTAAGTTTCCCGGTAATATCGACATGAACTGTATGCCATGGGATGTCAATCTTAGGAATGGGATGCAGTTCGGCTTGTATTTTGCCAGACGGGGGCTTTGACAACCTGCAAGTAATGCAATTGTCCACAAATTTGCGAACGTATTTGGACATTTTAtcaaaccaataaaactcgTACATTTTCTCGAGAGTTTTCTCCCAACCAAGGTGCATGATTGACTCGTGGACATTGTTGACAGCAGACCACCTAAATGGCTTTGGGATTATAGGCAAACAACGAGACTTTCCGTTTCTTTGGATTTTCCTATACAGAGTCCCAGACCGTAGTTCGTAGCTTTTAGCCAAATCTCCGGGCAATTCATCATTACGTAATTTAGACACAATAAGAGCGGTTTCTTCGTCTCTTTGCTGTTCGGCCAACAACCAACCATCAGATATTTCTGTCAGATTGATATGCTTTTCCACTATACCTGCTGAATTCCTAACACTTTCTGGAACTGGATTCCGGGACAGAAAGTCAACATGGGCCATACGCTGTCCAGGTCTATACTctatatcaaaatcaaaacattgcATGTACGACCACCACCTATGAACCCTGGGAGTTAACTCTATCTTTGTACGAGAGGCCTTAAGCGAATTGCAGTCGGtgaacacaacaaaataacgGCCATGCAAGTAATGACGGAAGTGTTTTATGGAGTTGTATACGGCAAGAGTCTCCAGTTCGTATGAATG from Drosophila yakuba strain Tai18E2 chromosome 2L, Prin_Dyak_Tai18E2_2.1, whole genome shotgun sequence includes these protein-coding regions:
- the LOC120320824 gene encoding uncharacterized protein LOC120320824 isoform X1 — protein: MNETKTMKNRTEGDETETKTVCMSVCVCGEGRKRTTRLLQNFSAALSFVTKGCTPGCSRMNPCTSSPPQMPRGSGSVENSTLESHGLQLLEMPGKEEYEELRELLQSWDVADLLPHLQDEAINVDELQMIKRHHLSELLRNFRFGTRIRFEHHLERWRRWLNVPLQGAQGQGSSHCSGCRCPEILGQSHCQGQSPLPMDHPSEQDEVHKLEDLAKTIPAESLVALSEHREMPVPFPLPLVHPPAQITNDMMMVKQELLPMQQPRKQPEAVSMAGSSGGASLCKEDAIAAPDQEVSILGILRSSGMKAQSLLERIGQNEPLDAVQRLLLIQLVCSYYEENQLHLTLQRSHLLEREILQLFPQEQLSYYRTERRGKIYVRFTNMKRSKRLSSSRQELKRRRSELTRAIPAGQVHDASGNVTFAGDQISSPDRSD
- the LOC120320824 gene encoding uncharacterized protein LOC120320824 isoform X2, which gives rise to MKPKRKPAALSFVTKGCTPGCSRMNPCTSSPPQMPRGSGSVENSTLESHGLQLLEMPGKEEYEELRELLQSWDVADLLPHLQDEAINVDELQMIKRHHLSELLRNFRFGTRIRFEHHLERWRRWLNVPLQGAQGQGSSHCSGCRCPEILGQSHCQGQSPLPMDHPSEQDEVHKLEDLAKTIPAESLVALSEHREMPVPFPLPLVHPPAQITNDMMMVKQELLPMQQPRKQPEAVSMAGSSGGASLCKEDAIAAPDQEVSILGILRSSGMKAQSLLERIGQNEPLDAVQRLLLIQLVCSYYEENQLHLTLQRSHLLEREILQLFPQEQLSYYRTERRGKIYVRFTNMKRSKRLSSSRQELKRRRSELTRAIPAGQVHDASGNVTFAGDQISSPDRSD